One genomic region from Chrysemys picta bellii isolate R12L10 chromosome 16, ASM1138683v2, whole genome shotgun sequence encodes:
- the LOC101947482 gene encoding lysophosphatidic acid receptor 6-like — protein MTSNCNNSSSLMDPVFVGLYTLIFTLGLVLNLAALYIFFRCSSIRSLTTVYMKNLAVSDLLLVVSLPVRIYYYSRRPCLGDQVCEITGLLLLVNMYGSIFLLTCISWDRCMAVCFPMHPRVKALRKQAKYICLGVWLLSCAGTVPTYFTQAKGERMEHCFDNKPKYVTQPSVSSAMALCFVLPLLVMVVCSWALLRAIRRSAAAQMELVNSAKIRSMIVANVTIFLGCFLPFHLVLICYQVEALRGEMLEFSYRCTLLVASANAALDPLAYYFATETFQRMVVMDNLRKAWGFHTDSAEGQSRSQTALRQCIYLQNIMAVPNSTPLVGSPSWEPRS, from the coding sequence ATGACCTCCAACtgcaacaacagcagcagcttgATGGACCCGGTCTTTGTGGGGCTCTACACCCTCATCTTCACGCTGGGGCTGGTGCTCAACCTGGCCGCGCTCTACATCTTCTTCCGCTGCAGCAGCATCCGCTCCCTCACCACCGTCTACATGAAGAACCTGGCCGTCTCCGACCTGCTGCTGGTGGTGTCCCTGCCCGTCCGGATCTATTACTATAGCCGGCGGCCCTGCCTGGGGGACCAGGTCTGCGAGATcacggggctgctgctgctggtcaaCATGTACGGGAGCATCTTCCTGCTGACCTGCATCAGCTGGGACCGCTGCATGGCCGTCTGCTTCCCCATGCACCCCCGGGTCAAGGCGCTGCGCAAACAGGCCAAGTATATCTGCCTGGGCGTCTGGCTGCTGAGCTGTGCCGGCACCGTGCCCACCTATTTCACCCAGGCTAAGGGAGAACGGATGGAACACTGCTTTGACAACAAGCCCAAGTACGTCACCCAGCCCAGCGTGTCCTCGGCCATGGCGCTGTGCTTCGTCCTGCCGCTGCTGGTCATGGTGGTCTGCTCCTGGGCCCTGCTCCGAGCCATCCGCCGCAGCGCGGCCGCCCAGATGGAGCTGGTGAACAGCGCCAAGATCCGCAGCATGATCGTGGCCAACGTCACCAtcttcctgggctgcttcctgCCTTTCCACCTGGTGCTGATCTGCTACCAGGTGGAAGCCCTGCGGGGTGAGATGCTGGAGTTTTCCTACCGCTGCACCTTGCTGGTGGCCTCCGCCAACGCCGCCCTGGACCCGCTGGCCTATTACTTCGCCACCGAGACCTTCCAGCGCATGGTGGTGATGGACAATCTGCGCAAGGCCTGGGGCTTTCACACCGACAGCGCCGAGGGGCAGAGCCGCTCCCAGACGGCGCTTAGGCAGTGCATCTACTTGCAGAACATCATGGCCGTGCCTAACAGCACCCCACTGGTGGGCAGccccagctgggagcccaggAGCTAA